tgtGAGATAACAAGGCTGATAAAGGTCCTACAATTTTGCTGACATGTGCAATTTCGGAATGACTACATATAGCTGAAGGTATGcctaattttacaataaaatatgccCGAAGCAATATAAATGATAATGGCAAACGACTAATTGTTTCTGGCGTTAGATGACTTGGAAGTTTATTCAGCTTTACTTGGTTGAATTTAAGGAAAGACGCCACTTGATAAACAAAATTGCAGAAATATCTAGTCATACAGATAGTCTAAAATGGATTCGAGTGccgaaataaaaaatgtatccaaaTGTTTCGTCTGacagtatatacatatatcaaCACAGATTGATTCTGTTCATCCATGACAGCCAGTGAAGTAAACCGTCCTTTTGATGTTTTATCTATGACATGATATCATATAAATCCAATGTCCTAGAGCTTTCAAGGTGTTGCTATTTTATTACAATCCTCATAACAGCCAAAACTAAGAAGCGTTTTTCTTAACAACTTGTTATGTTGATTCCTTTAAATGTTTAGCATATTGATCCCTTTGTATTTGAGGTAAAACTGCAACATATTGAATCAGCATATTGAAATACTGCCCTTTTCACTTTCAACATTATTTTGCTTCCATTTAAATCATATCGTCCTCATAGCATTAGCCGACCACATCTTGATACTAATGGAATACATATGACAAGACAAACAGTAAAATCTGCATTGTCTAATTATCAGTTCAAATGCATGAGACACGttttaacaataacaataaaCGACTAATATTTCGTCGTTTAGATTTTCGAAAATTAAACTTTTCCTTAATATTGAGGAATTACATCATGTTGAGTTAACATTTTACTGCTAACAGTTTTTTATCCGCGCAACCAATTCCAAGTATTTTAACATCCATCCAATGGATTTGTCGAGTATCAACAGCAAGGTTTGCTATTCGTCTGTGAATGACAGATACTGGTATTCGtcgtttatgtttaaaaattgcacttttttctaaaatattcctCAGGGTAATATTTGTGTACGAGGTTAGTTCGTGCATACTTGCTGTCGTTTCTTATCATAGCTATAATAAAGGTGTACATCTTATTACAACTTAATCAAGACAaagcaaaatatcaaaactttataCTTTTGAGGTCACGTCTAAAGATAGATAACACATAGTCTAGGACAAAGTATGAAATTATACCCGAAAGTATTTACATTTAGTGTTTTCATTAATAACACTTAGTATCTATTGTTTAggaatttttcaaatgtaaattgTAGTCTGTTTTCATAAGGATGTCTCCCTTTTATTCAATGGGTTTACTAAATGCCTCTACCACTTTCGTAATCTCCAAATTGCTGTGACCACGTGTCTTCTGTGTCCTGAAgttcaaaaatgtatattaaagatcatatacagtGACCATTGTTTTACTACATCGTACGAATTCGATTCTTTCCTGTTCATACCCTTTCGTCCTTTCATATCTCTACGATGTTACAATATAGACCGCCCACTTTTTCCATAGAAGACTCAACCATCATGAAGCCATAAGTGCAATGAACTTTCATTCATCTTTGTTACAACTATTAGTAAAAGTTTTTAACTGTGAGTGATTTATTCTAAATTATAGCACCGAAAGTTTATGTTCACTTAATTTTGTATCTAATTTTGCCAATTTTATTTCCTAGACTTGTCATTCGCTTGATCGTGAACGACAACATATTGCAGCAAAGATTAAACATTTGAGAACGTTTcttaaatacaaaaaagaatGCACAATACGTTTCGAACCCTTGCCTTTCCCTCAACCCGAAACCCTTTAGCAGCGTATGAATAGATGTgtcaatatacatacaaaatacataGATAAGGTAGAACAGACAACggtgataaaacaaataaattaaaacatttagtgGGACACCGCCCTTGAACGACCAGTGGCTAAACACTATTTGAGGGTTCTACTCGGTAAATTGTGCACTTAACAAGTCTACTAATCCCTATAATGTTCCAAAATTACACACGCAATGAttacaaataaatacatgtataaaattgcAATTATGCGTATATTCAAAGACTTTACACAAGGCagagtaacaaaaatacatttcagGGTCCGATTATACAGGAGAGATTTCAAATATCAAGGCAGTTCAGAAATTTTGCGTTCTTGCTTGATCGAGTCAAATCAGCCTGTACTTTACTCACCGTAAATGCATTTCTAGCATCATGTTTTTTCTCGGCCGCTAAGACCATTGTGGCTAGTTTTTCACTCACCGTAAATGCATTTCTAGCATCATGTTTTCTCTCGGCCGCTAAGACCATTGTGGCTAGTTTTTTACTCACCGTAAATGCATTTCTAGCATCATGTTTTCGCTCGGCCGCTAAGACCATTGTGGCTAGTTTTTCACTCACCGTAAATGTATTTCTAGCATCATGTTTTCTCTCTGCCGCTAAGACCATTGTGGCTCGTTTTTCACTCACCGTAAATGCATTTCTAGCATCATGTTTTCTCTCGGCCGCTAGGACCATTGTGGCTAGTTTGCTCAATGCTGCCGTTTTATCATCATACAAATCTGGTTGTGTAGATGTCAGTGTATTCACTTTAGATAAGTTTTCCTCCACAGCTTCTGCTAAAACTCTGAAAGTAACAGACACAAATGATATTTATACATTGAATTTGCAAGTAAATATTTTCCCTCAAAGTATCCAGCTTAAGACATAAGTCGCAGAGAAAATGCTAATCGTCGATAAGTTAGGATCAAGAAATGAAGTTTAAAAAGTCTAGATCAAGTCAATGCTATCATTGATTGGAAAGTTAAAAACTTTATTTGATAGGAAGACAAgcacgtatatatatatatatggacagGAGTGTCGATAATTGGACACGTGATTTTGACACTTTTACAGGGCCTTTTGATAATTGGAAAAACACAaacatgttgtttgtttgttgccATACCTGCGTTAGcaatgttttcaacagtatttaaattaATAACGGCACAGGTGTTTCTTGATTCTATACCAGTATTTTCCGATTCTCCTGATGTAACTGTCAACCCCGTATGCATTAAAGGTAGAGGACGGAAATTTCAGACACAAAGAGTTATTAagaaatcgtcacggagaacatgcggcCAGCCCTAACCCATGAATATATAGATTTGCACTCTCCTCACCTGGCGAAGCGGGTTGGCTAGTCAAAAATTTGTTGATTCGTAATCTACGAAATCAATAAATACtctttaaaagacatttttaagAATGTCGTCTTAGCGTTTCACTTTAAAGCTTATTGTTTAACGTAAACTGTTGATCAATATAACTGGTGTTTAGGGTTTCACTCAGTCAAGATGATTACccaaacaatatttacataaaggAACACTGTAAACTaagcaataaagaaaacaaacataattatattgcatGATTTACGCTTTTGAGAGTCAATCAACTTAATTTTTAGATCACCAAAGcgtttatatttaatttaacaaatactgCCTTGAACTCACTAAACTACCTTATTTTACTTCTTCTTTACATTCAATTACAACAAATCAAATGTATCTTTGATTTTAGATGTATGCTCATTTAAATCTTCAGAGAAAATATTTTCCTTCATCGTATGAAGTATGTACAAGTACTTAATGGTCTTGTTACTGCAGTAGGCTATAATCCGCAACATATTTGCTTCTATAAGCCAGACTTACAGTCTTTAAATAAACACAGCTACTAAAACACTAAACAATCTTATACCGAAAAATTCAGAGACAAGTATTGCACCGTAAATAGAAGAAGCGAGTGTTTATCAAATTATCCGGTTATCAAATTATCCGGCTTCTTTCGTACTTTGGTGTTTAAGGT
This Mercenaria mercenaria strain notata chromosome 17, MADL_Memer_1, whole genome shotgun sequence DNA region includes the following protein-coding sequences:
- the LOC123536459 gene encoding uncharacterized protein LOC123536459 isoform X3 yields the protein MVRRTVRSTVDQMVVMIPMILLLVDTPCHARPRRRFCEYYPFAPKCLGVAAKRSPSRSDIYQSLINKVLAEAVEENLSKVNTLTSTQPDLYDDKTAALSKLATMVLAAERKHDARNAFTDTEDTWSQQFGDYESGRGI
- the LOC123536459 gene encoding uncharacterized protein LOC123536459 isoform X2, whose amino-acid sequence is MLYGKMFKFALISIILFLNHKMICRGFALGQHCRYYPFAPKCLGVAAKRSPSRSDIYQSLINKVLAEAVEENLSKVNTLTSTQPDLYDDKTAALSKLATMVLAAERKHDARNAFTVSEKRATMVLAAERKHDARNTFTDTEDTWSQQFGDYESGRGI
- the LOC123536459 gene encoding uncharacterized protein LOC123536459 isoform X1 encodes the protein MVRRTVRSTVDQMVVMIPMILLLVDTPCHARPRRRFCEYYPFAPKCLGVAAKRSPSRSDIYQSLINKVLAEAVEENLSKVNTLTSTQPDLYDDKTAALSKLATMVLAAERKHDARNAFTVSEKRATMVLAAERKHDARNTFTDTEDTWSQQFGDYESGRGI